A part of Cannabis sativa cultivar Pink pepper isolate KNU-18-1 chromosome 6, ASM2916894v1, whole genome shotgun sequence genomic DNA contains:
- the LOC115694769 gene encoding uncharacterized protein LOC115694769: protein MDLETENRIAAILMKEAAELRRQAEKDGVSVYLNQPKPKVRPNSRFLTATVRGVQQANRAVEINEMWRVRQKELELDDRLKDRSKDQRSNGARYNNGGDFKSNRHTAVNDGANASCSSSKSSYSRNDDGLKDEELEEFLHSRAKRGRGAVGPRMDETGPYLPRGPNPKEELLTNIEHRNVVYGPKKPYSLESCESSETDTESSETDTDDNKREKKRRKTHSRNSKKPHKEKHKSKKKSKDKKKKRKEEKRRKRDH, encoded by the exons ATGGATCTTGAGACGGAGAACAGAATAGCTGCTATTCTTATGAAAGAAGCAGCAGAGTTGCGGCGCCAAGCTGAAAAAGATGGTGTCTCTGTTTATCTTAATCAACCTAAACCTAAGGTCCGCCCCAATTCACGATTTCTCACAGCTACTGTTCGTGGTGTACAACAAG CTAATCGAGCTGTGGAAATTAATGAGATGTGGCGAGTTCGGCAAAAAGAGCTAGAATTGGATGATCGACTTAAAGACAGATCGAAGGATCAGCGAAGCAATGGTGCAAGGTACAATAATGGTGGTGACTTCAAAAGTAATAGGCACACAGCAGTAAATGATGGGGCAAATGCTTCATGCTCCTCAAGTAAAAGTTCATATTCAAGAAATGATGACGGGTTGAAGGATGAAGAACTTGAAGAGTTTTTGCACTCAAG GGCCAAGCGCGGGAGGGGTGCTGTTGGACCAAGGATGGATGAAACAGGTCCTTATCTTCCCCGTGGTCCAAACCCCAAGGAAGAGCTATTGACAAACATAGAGCATCGTAATGTTGTTTATGGTCCCAAGAAGCCTTATTCCCTAGAGTCATGCGAATCTTCTGAAACAGATACCGAATCTTCTGAAACAGATACTGACGataataagagagaaaagaagcgGAGAAAGACTCATTCTAGGAACTCAAAGAAACCGCATAAAGAGAAGCATAAATCTAAAAAGAAATCCAAGgataagaaaaagaagagaaaggaggagaaaagaagaaaacGTGATCATTAA
- the LOC115725443 gene encoding AP2/ERF and B3 domain-containing transcription factor At1g50680, translating into MEDVMSSIVLNGGLNVIPEAANSNGSVHSLTPSKRAKTGSSAKYKGTVKQQNGHWGAQIYANHQRIWLGTFKLEEDAAMAYDSAAIRLRCGDSHRNFPWTKATVEEPKFQSHYTTENLLNMIKDGSYQAKFEDFLRNTCLENSEKAASLGLLGNANIGGLLFKQLLFQKELTPSDVGKLNRLVIPKKYAIKYLPHISEEDSEEKESLGDGTVDDMEVVFHDHSMRSWKFRYCYWRSSQSYVFTRGWSRFVKEKKLKANDTIAFYLCEQRNVLNEKDAFAMIEVVEDNDRLLINGAAKHSCLRLNFDKCCKQVEVDKEGDGEVAMEEVGNEIPKAAAAAAAANSGFRLFGVQIV; encoded by the coding sequence ATGGAAGATGTCATGTCGAGCATTGTTTTAAATGGAGGGTTGAATGTGATACCGGAAGCAGCTAATTCCAATGGCAGCGTGCACTCGCTCACTCCAAGCAAGCGTGCAAAGACTGGTTCCTCGGCAAAATACAAAGGGACGGTGAAGCAGCAAAATGGGCACTGGGGTGCCCAGATATACGCTAATCACCAGCGCATTTGGCTTGGGACTTTCAAGTTGGAGGAGGATGCTGCTATGGCCTATGACAGTGCGGCAATCAGGCTGCGGTGCGGGGATTCACACAGGAACTTTCCTTGGACTAAAGCTACTGTTGAAGAGCCAAAGTTCCAAAGTCATTACACCACAGAAAATTTGCTAAACATGATCAAAGATGGCTCTTATCAAGCCAAATTCGAAGACTTTCTAAGGAATACTTGCTTAGAAAATTCTGAGAAAGCTGCTTCTCTCGGCTTATTAGGTAATGCTAACATAGGTGGATTGTTGTTTAAGCAACTTCTTTTCCAAAAGGAGCTCACACCGAGCGATGTAGGCAAGCTGAACAGGCTTGTGATTCCCAAGAAATACGCCATCAAGTATTTGCCTCATATTTCTGAAGAGGACTCAGAGGAGAAGGAAAGTCTCGGTGATGGGACGGTTGATGACATGGAGGTGGTGTTCCATGACCATTCAATGAGGTCATGGAAGTTTCGGTATTGTTACTGGAGGAGCAGCCAGAGCTATGTCTTCACTAGGGGTTGGAGTCGGTTTGTCAAGGAAAAAAAGCTCAAGGCAAATGACACCATTGCCTTCTACTTATGTGAGCAGAGAAATGTTTTGAATGAGAAGGATGCTTTTGCTATGATCGAAGTGGTTGAAGATAACGACAGATTATTGATCAACGGTGCAGCGAAACATTCCTGTCTTCGATTGAATTTCGACAAGTGTTGTAAACAAGTTGAAGTTGACAAGGAAGGGGATGGCGAAGTGGCCATGGAAGAAGTCGGCAATGAAATTCCGAAGGcggctgctgctgctgctgctgccaATTCAGGTTTTAGGCTATTTGGAGTGCAAATAGTATGA